The Chryseobacterium aureum genome contains a region encoding:
- a CDS encoding non-ribosomal peptide synthetase, which yields MNLHLSQQDVYYKQITNPDSPLYNVGGYGIFKGKFDHFKFDLVLKSSAKVFDFHKIRFDFMDAEPAQYIADTPIPIDTDMLDFSSGPDSQKAALDWMQNQFNIAFDLEQEKLYRITLIKVSEDEYYCFLCFHHLIIDGYGFAIFANYLVTEYRKIVEGHTGLDEQYPSYAEAVRQNLEYYKSRDYDNDAIYWKEKFEDIPEPLFSQKVKKNDKASSFSVPISQADSILLERLVEQTKANISQLTIAALLLYFGKTTGQNNFCFGLSNHKRRGREERKIVGMFSGILPFKGEFIQDQILSEVISAIKQTQRSDFRHGLYPVSHLNRSLKLLSKDRLQLFDILINYELLSFSDSVDSDLKMQVKELKSTSDLGFPLAMRWFDSGKEAPLELHIDYQEAYFNDAEIKLFVNRLFFILRQFESCLEEPVGNISILPESEFYQLSEVFSNSSVDCPADTTFVDLFERQAAATPDAVAVVCQGESLSYRELDEKSNQLAHYLIDKGVLVEDLVGICMSRSLEMIVGIVGILKSGAAYVPVDPDFPQSRIDYMLEDSGVKLLLSDTVNRGIFSSRDSLEVIELDTAWQDTFGKASIIPLSRRASPDNLVYVIYTSGSTGMPKGVLVTHGSLTDYLYGLLSKTNIGSCHSFGSTSSIATDLGNTVLYPSLLSGGMLYVLTEDELIDAEAIRSLELDCLKMVPSHWKALRSHESIVVPGKCLILGGEAFTGDIFDLLSSHGVSCEVYNHYGPTETTIGKLIHKVDLGAELSRPIPLGVPFGNTSVYILDGEGRLCPLGSSGELCIGGLGVARGYLNNDALTLEKFINSPFKSGDRLYKTGDLAKWLSDGTIEFLGRKDNQVKVNGYRIELGEIENALSGLPGVNQSCVLCREDGHGDQRLVGYVVMEGALDKELLQSQLQESLPEYMVPRLWVELSEMPLTLNGKLDRKALPDVDTSALSTSSYAAPRTEIEASLAGIWEELLGVEKVGIYDNFFELGGQSLLSIRLIARIRKLGYTVNISEFYTEPTIAHLSTKLRSSEQGYKVPENRIVEGSEHITPSMVTLVDLSQKELDMIMNHVPGGGANIQDIYPLSPLQEGIYFHHLMSDSSQGDPYVLSQLLSFSSLEKRVKFIEALRFVIKRHDVLRTCVLSEGISQTVQVVLREVELKVEELIIDEGKDVLSELKEQQASDQLYMNLRQAPAIRVKVADDADHGAYYLVLNHHHMMMDHVGTSKIIKEISLYLSGQGGLLSTPALYRDFIGHTLNKEGSGKSKDYFSNLYRDIEFPTYPFHLVDTKIDGSTTVISSRVMVSAELRDGIRKLSADLQISPAVLFHAAFGLVLGRCSGTDYALFGSVLLGRLQGAQGSDSSLGLFMNTLPVLLDLKGDIPSYISQTNKHLQTLLDYEQTPLSSVHHWSGIPNDVPMFSALLNYRHSEAGYLDKMSDFDGELLSVYYRNNYPFSLDVDDYSHDFSLTFNMSPIGIDPSVVVEYMEEALKVLLTHMNRPSSPATVEELSILTKENIHQLTEVFNDTAVDYPKDKTVADLFALQASRSPDEIAVVFDNENLTYKELDERSNQLARCLMEKGVGTEDLVGVCMNRSLEMITGILGILKSGAAYVPIDPDYPQSRKEYMLEDSEVKILLSDNDSAQYKDNLDVIVLNKNWDLFDQVSRDKVQTIASPSHLAYVIYTSGSTGKPKGVQVEHKSIVSLSMTCDYIRLTDQTVWLSTGSISFDATTIEYWGTLLNGGKLVLTTTDSLLNILLFRTLIKENKVTTLFMTTSWFHQVVEEDISVFQPLKYLLVGGDTVLHKYTDKVKELYPELIVIIVYGPTENTTYSTSYTIGLTGHPLPIGKPIKDSYAYILDQHMNLAPVGVVGELVVGGSGVARGYLNNEELTHEKFIKNPFKAGERLYRTGDLAKWLPDGNIEFIGRKDDQVKIRGYRIELGEVENVLAGLPGVVQSCVLAKTDEQGNKRLIAYVVMEGALDKESFQSQLQEILPEYMVPRLWVELEAMPLTSNGKLDRKALPDIDSSALSAKTYVAPGTETEQRLAVIWQELLGVEKVGIHDNFFELGGHSLLATRLVSTIVKEFETEILIKDVFNFVNIGELATYIEHKKIKEKESTEVLYKKKIRI from the coding sequence ATGAATTTACATCTATCACAGCAAGATGTATATTACAAGCAAATAACCAATCCGGATAGCCCGTTATATAATGTGGGAGGGTATGGTATTTTTAAAGGGAAGTTTGATCATTTTAAATTTGATTTAGTTTTAAAAAGTTCTGCAAAAGTATTTGATTTCCATAAAATCAGATTCGATTTTATGGATGCAGAACCTGCCCAGTATATAGCAGATACTCCTATCCCTATAGATACAGATATGCTGGATTTTTCATCAGGCCCGGATTCTCAGAAAGCAGCGTTGGATTGGATGCAGAATCAGTTCAATATCGCTTTTGATCTTGAACAGGAAAAACTATACCGCATAACACTAATTAAGGTATCGGAAGATGAATATTATTGTTTTCTTTGCTTTCATCATTTAATTATTGATGGATACGGGTTTGCCATCTTTGCAAATTATCTGGTAACAGAATACCGTAAAATTGTAGAAGGCCATACCGGATTGGATGAGCAATATCCCTCTTATGCAGAAGCTGTACGACAGAATCTGGAGTATTATAAATCCAGGGACTACGACAATGATGCTATCTATTGGAAAGAAAAATTTGAAGATATTCCGGAGCCATTATTCAGCCAGAAGGTAAAGAAAAATGACAAAGCCAGCTCTTTTTCCGTTCCGATTTCCCAAGCGGACAGTATATTATTAGAACGCCTGGTAGAACAGACTAAGGCTAATATATCTCAGCTGACGATTGCGGCATTATTGCTGTATTTTGGAAAAACTACCGGGCAGAATAATTTTTGCTTCGGACTTTCGAATCACAAAAGAAGAGGGAGAGAGGAGAGAAAAATAGTGGGCATGTTTTCAGGGATACTTCCCTTCAAAGGTGAATTTATTCAGGATCAGATACTATCCGAGGTTATTTCTGCTATAAAACAGACCCAAAGAAGTGATTTTAGACACGGCCTATATCCTGTGTCACACTTAAATAGATCCCTGAAATTACTCTCTAAGGATCGATTGCAGCTTTTTGATATTTTAATTAATTACGAGCTCCTTTCTTTTTCAGATTCTGTGGATTCTGATTTAAAGATGCAGGTGAAAGAATTGAAAAGTACATCAGATTTAGGATTTCCTCTTGCAATGCGTTGGTTTGATTCCGGGAAGGAAGCACCTTTGGAATTACATATAGATTATCAGGAAGCTTATTTTAATGATGCAGAAATAAAGTTGTTTGTTAACAGATTATTTTTTATTCTAAGACAATTTGAATCCTGTCTTGAAGAGCCTGTTGGAAATATTTCCATCCTTCCGGAATCTGAGTTTTACCAGCTATCAGAAGTCTTCAGCAATAGTTCTGTAGACTGTCCTGCTGATACCACCTTCGTTGACCTGTTTGAGCGGCAGGCTGCCGCAACACCTGATGCCGTTGCCGTGGTATGCCAAGGGGAATCTCTTAGCTATCGCGAACTGGATGAAAAGTCCAACCAGCTGGCTCACTACCTGATAGACAAAGGCGTTTTGGTAGAAGATCTGGTGGGCATCTGCATGAGCCGCAGCCTGGAGATGATTGTGGGTATTGTGGGAATCCTGAAATCAGGAGCTGCGTATGTTCCTGTAGATCCGGATTTCCCCCAGTCCCGTATTGATTATATGCTGGAGGATTCAGGAGTAAAGCTCCTTCTGAGTGATACGGTTAACCGCGGGATTTTCTCTTCCCGGGACTCTTTGGAGGTTATTGAGCTGGATACTGCCTGGCAGGATACTTTCGGTAAAGCATCCATCATCCCGTTATCCCGGAGAGCTTCCCCGGATAACCTGGTATATGTTATCTATACCTCCGGCAGTACCGGTATGCCGAAAGGGGTCCTGGTTACCCATGGCTCCTTAACGGACTATCTTTATGGTCTTTTGTCTAAGACCAATATTGGTTCATGCCATAGTTTTGGTTCCACCTCCAGTATCGCCACGGATTTGGGCAATACCGTCCTTTACCCGTCGTTACTCAGCGGAGGCATGCTGTATGTGCTCACTGAAGATGAGCTTATTGATGCAGAAGCAATCCGCTCTCTGGAACTGGACTGTTTAAAAATGGTTCCTTCCCACTGGAAAGCCTTACGTTCCCATGAAAGCATAGTTGTTCCGGGGAAATGCCTGATATTGGGAGGAGAAGCCTTTACCGGAGATATTTTTGATCTTCTATCTTCCCATGGCGTAAGTTGTGAAGTATACAACCACTACGGACCCACCGAAACAACGATAGGGAAGCTGATCCACAAGGTTGATCTTGGTGCGGAATTATCCCGTCCTATTCCCCTTGGCGTTCCTTTTGGGAACACCAGTGTTTATATTCTGGATGGTGAAGGGCGTTTATGTCCCCTTGGCTCATCCGGAGAATTATGCATTGGCGGATTGGGAGTGGCAAGAGGCTATCTGAACAATGATGCGCTGACCCTTGAGAAGTTTATAAACAGTCCCTTCAAATCCGGAGACCGTTTATATAAGACCGGAGATTTGGCGAAATGGCTTTCTGACGGGACTATTGAGTTTTTAGGCAGGAAGGACAACCAGGTTAAGGTCAATGGTTACCGTATCGAGCTGGGTGAGATCGAGAATGCATTGTCCGGATTGCCTGGCGTGAATCAATCCTGTGTTTTGTGCAGAGAGGACGGGCATGGTGACCAGAGATTAGTGGGTTATGTTGTTATGGAGGGCGCTTTGGATAAGGAGTTGCTTCAATCCCAACTGCAGGAAAGCTTACCTGAATATATGGTTCCGCGGTTATGGGTAGAGCTCTCTGAGATGCCCCTTACCCTGAATGGTAAGCTTGACCGCAAGGCATTACCTGATGTAGACACCTCTGCCTTGTCCACGAGCAGCTATGCAGCTCCGCGGACCGAAATAGAAGCAAGCTTAGCCGGTATTTGGGAGGAGCTGTTGGGTGTTGAAAAGGTTGGTATTTATGACAACTTTTTCGAGTTGGGGGGTCAAAGCTTATTATCGATCCGCTTGATAGCCAGGATCCGCAAGCTGGGCTATACCGTAAATATAAGTGAATTTTATACAGAACCTACCATCGCCCACTTAAGTACGAAGCTACGTTCTTCCGAACAAGGATATAAGGTTCCTGAGAATAGAATTGTAGAGGGGAGTGAGCATATCACCCCTTCCATGGTAACACTGGTTGATTTGAGCCAGAAAGAGCTTGATATGATTATGAACCATGTTCCCGGTGGAGGTGCAAATATTCAGGATATCTATCCTCTGTCACCTTTACAGGAGGGCATCTATTTTCATCATTTGATGAGTGATTCCAGCCAGGGCGATCCTTATGTACTGTCGCAGTTACTTTCTTTTTCCTCTTTAGAGAAACGTGTGAAGTTTATAGAAGCCCTGAGGTTTGTAATAAAGCGCCATGATGTGCTTCGCACCTGTGTACTGAGTGAAGGAATTTCCCAGACTGTGCAGGTTGTACTCAGAGAAGTAGAACTGAAAGTAGAGGAGCTTATAATAGATGAGGGGAAGGATGTTCTGTCCGAACTAAAGGAGCAACAAGCTTCAGATCAGTTGTATATGAATCTGAGACAGGCCCCGGCAATTCGGGTAAAGGTAGCGGATGATGCAGATCATGGAGCATATTATCTGGTGCTCAACCACCATCACATGATGATGGACCATGTGGGGACCTCAAAAATTATAAAAGAGATCAGCCTTTATCTTTCAGGGCAGGGAGGTCTTCTTTCCACCCCGGCATTATACAGGGATTTTATAGGGCATACTTTGAATAAGGAGGGCTCAGGAAAGAGTAAAGATTATTTCAGTAATTTATATCGTGATATAGAATTTCCTACGTATCCGTTCCATTTAGTGGACACTAAGATTGACGGAAGTACTACTGTAATATCATCCAGGGTAATGGTAAGTGCAGAATTGCGTGATGGGATCCGTAAGCTGTCGGCAGACCTTCAGATCAGCCCTGCTGTATTGTTTCATGCAGCGTTTGGTCTTGTTTTGGGAAGATGCAGCGGAACAGACTATGCCTTGTTTGGTTCGGTTCTTTTGGGAAGGCTTCAGGGAGCCCAGGGCTCAGACTCTTCTTTAGGGCTGTTTATGAATACCCTTCCTGTATTACTGGATCTGAAAGGGGATATTCCTTCCTATATTTCACAGACCAATAAGCATTTGCAGACGCTTTTGGATTATGAGCAGACCCCTTTATCAAGTGTCCATCATTGGAGCGGTATTCCTAATGACGTTCCTATGTTCAGTGCATTGCTGAACTACCGTCATTCGGAAGCGGGATACTTAGATAAGATGTCTGATTTTGATGGCGAACTGTTATCCGTTTACTATAGAAACAATTATCCTTTTTCTTTGGATGTTGATGATTACAGCCATGACTTCAGTTTAACGTTCAATATGTCGCCAATAGGGATTGATCCATCTGTTGTGGTGGAGTATATGGAAGAAGCTTTAAAAGTACTGCTTACCCATATGAATAGGCCATCTTCTCCTGCGACTGTTGAAGAGCTTTCCATTCTGACCAAAGAAAATATACATCAGTTAACAGAGGTGTTCAATGATACCGCTGTAGACTATCCGAAAGATAAGACGGTAGCTGATTTGTTTGCGTTACAGGCTTCCAGGAGTCCTGACGAAATTGCAGTGGTATTTGATAATGAGAATCTTACATACAAAGAATTGGATGAACGTTCCAACCAGCTGGCTCGCTGCCTGATGGAGAAAGGAGTAGGTACGGAAGATCTTGTAGGCGTTTGCATGAACCGCAGTCTGGAGATGATCACCGGTATTCTGGGAATCCTGAAATCAGGAGCAGCTTATGTGCCTATCGATCCTGATTATCCACAATCCCGCAAGGAATATATGCTGGAGGATTCGGAGGTTAAGATATTACTCAGTGATAATGATTCAGCTCAATATAAAGACAATCTGGATGTTATTGTGCTGAATAAAAATTGGGATCTTTTCGACCAGGTCTCCAGGGATAAGGTTCAAACAATAGCCTCTCCTTCCCATCTGGCGTATGTGATCTATACCTCCGGAAGTACAGGTAAACCGAAAGGGGTTCAGGTGGAGCATAAAAGCATTGTAAGTTTATCCATGACCTGTGATTATATCCGTTTAACAGACCAGACAGTATGGCTGTCCACAGGGTCAATTTCCTTTGATGCCACCACGATAGAATACTGGGGAACCCTATTAAATGGAGGGAAACTGGTGTTAACAACGACCGATTCTCTATTAAACATACTCCTTTTCAGAACATTGATAAAAGAGAATAAAGTAACTACTTTATTTATGACTACATCATGGTTCCACCAGGTAGTAGAAGAAGATATAAGTGTTTTCCAGCCGCTGAAGTATCTATTGGTTGGGGGAGATACTGTATTACACAAGTATACTGATAAAGTGAAAGAATTATACCCGGAACTTATAGTAATCATTGTATATGGACCTACTGAAAATACCACCTATTCAACATCCTATACCATTGGGCTCACAGGCCATCCACTTCCTATTGGTAAACCGATCAAAGACAGCTATGCCTATATACTGGATCAACACATGAATCTGGCTCCTGTAGGAGTCGTGGGAGAACTGGTTGTAGGAGGTTCGGGAGTAGCCAGAGGTTATCTGAATAATGAAGAACTGACCCATGAAAAATTTATAAAAAATCCTTTCAAAGCAGGAGAACGTTTGTATAGGACTGGTGATTTAGCAAAATGGCTTCCTGATGGAAATATTGAGTTTATCGGCAGGAAAGATGATCAGGTGAAGATAAGAGGGTACCGTATTGAGCTGGGAGAGGTCGAGAACGTATTGGCAGGATTACCCGGAGTTGTTCAGTCCTGTGTTTTGGCCAAGACAGACGAGCAGGGTAACAAAAGACTGATTGCTTATGTAGTGATGGAAGGAGCACTGGATAAAGAATCCTTCCAGTCCCAATTGCAGGAAATTTTACCTGAATATATGGTTCCCAGGTTATGGGTAGAATTAGAGGCAATGCCTTTAACCTCCAATGGTAAACTAGACAGGAAGGCATTACCGGATATTGATTCCTCAGCTTTGTCTGCTAAAACCTATGTTGCTCCGGGAACAGAGACTGAACAGCGTTTAGCCGTGATCTGGCAGGAGCTGTTGGGAGTAGAAAAAGTAGGGATCCATGATAACTTCTTTGAACTGGGAGGCCACAGTCTGCTGGCTACCCGTCTGGTTTCAACTATTGTTAAAGAATTTGAAACTGAAATTTTAATTAAAGATGTTTTCAATTTTGTCAATA
- the egtB gene encoding ergothioneine biosynthesis protein EgtB yields MKKEALPVQADSHKSWIQKYADIRNHSLEICSPLEIEDYVVQPVVDVSPPKWHLGHTTWFFETFILQSYFPGYEVFDPQYNFVFNSYYETIGARVIRTDRGNLSRPSVSDVFKYREYVDRKMQEFLQSGYLTESLELLLELGLNHEQQHQELLLTDIKYILGHNPLFPAYRKGNISKKERVGSTEMIGFSEGIYEIGCNGEGFCFDNELGRHKVYLADFKISSQPVTNKEYLEFIKAGGYEDFRYWHAEGWDWVKQNQAKSPLYWHFIDGRWMNYTLNGLQEIDWEESLCHINFFEASAFASWKGKRLPTEAEWEVASEHFEWGKRWEWTNSAYLPYPGFKKEAGAVGEYNGKFMVNQMVLRGASEATPPGHSRNTYRNFFQTHLQWQFTGIRLAQ; encoded by the coding sequence ATGAAAAAAGAGGCATTACCTGTACAGGCAGATTCACATAAAAGCTGGATCCAAAAGTATGCAGACATCCGAAATCATTCCCTTGAAATTTGCAGCCCGTTAGAGATTGAAGATTATGTAGTTCAGCCTGTCGTAGATGTAAGCCCGCCTAAATGGCATCTGGGCCACACGACATGGTTTTTTGAAACCTTTATCTTACAGTCTTATTTTCCGGGGTATGAAGTTTTTGATCCTCAATATAATTTTGTATTCAACAGTTATTACGAAACCATAGGAGCCCGGGTTATCCGTACGGACAGGGGGAATTTGAGCCGTCCGTCGGTTTCAGATGTATTTAAATACCGTGAATATGTAGACCGGAAGATGCAGGAATTTCTTCAGAGCGGATATCTCACAGAATCATTGGAATTATTGCTGGAACTGGGCTTAAACCATGAGCAGCAGCATCAGGAATTATTACTGACGGATATTAAATACATTTTAGGGCACAACCCTCTATTTCCTGCGTACAGAAAAGGAAATATTTCAAAAAAAGAAAGGGTTGGCAGCACAGAAATGATCGGTTTTTCAGAAGGAATTTACGAAATTGGTTGTAATGGAGAAGGTTTTTGCTTTGATAACGAGCTCGGAAGGCATAAAGTCTATCTGGCTGATTTTAAAATAAGCAGCCAGCCGGTGACCAATAAAGAATACCTGGAATTTATAAAAGCTGGTGGTTACGAAGATTTCCGCTACTGGCATGCCGAAGGCTGGGATTGGGTAAAGCAAAACCAGGCAAAATCCCCCTTATATTGGCATTTCATTGATGGAAGGTGGATGAATTATACCCTGAACGGCTTACAGGAAATTGATTGGGAAGAATCATTGTGCCATATTAATTTCTTCGAAGCTTCCGCTTTCGCTTCATGGAAAGGAAAACGCCTGCCCACCGAAGCTGAATGGGAAGTAGCCTCGGAACATTTTGAATGGGGAAAACGCTGGGAGTGGACCAATTCCGCCTATCTTCCTTATCCGGGATTTAAAAAAGAAGCAGGAGCTGTGGGAGAATATAACGGAAAATTTATGGTAAATCAAATGGTGCTTCGGGGGGCTTCTGAAGCTACTCCGCCCGGACACAGCAGGAACACCTACCGTAATTTTTTCCAGACTCATTTACAGTGGCAGTTTACCGGAATCCGGCTTGCACAATAA
- a CDS encoding ABC transporter ATP-binding protein gives MITVESVSKSFNGKKAVDGISFQASDKEILVLLGTSGCGKTTMLKMINRLIEVDSGNILIDGKNIQSQKAEQVRMGIGFVMQHSGLFPHYTIQQNIAVIPDLLKWNPRKTADRTHELLHKLHLSEDLLSRFPSELSGGQQQRVGIARALIADSPVLLMDEPFGALDTITKADIHAEFKSLEELKNKTIILVTHDVQEAFDLGHKICLMDKGKIIQTGTPKEMLYQPEGDFVKDFFAQNRLLLEYKVARLKDMESLIADRFYEELQFSENTAVWDALQQLSADTLLSKDYENLVKAFNEYRKFQTV, from the coding sequence ATGATTACAGTTGAATCGGTTTCAAAAAGTTTTAACGGAAAAAAAGCAGTCGATGGGATCTCTTTTCAGGCCAGCGATAAGGAAATTCTGGTGCTGTTAGGCACAAGCGGCTGTGGGAAAACCACCATGCTGAAAATGATAAATCGTCTTATAGAAGTAGATTCCGGAAATATTTTAATAGACGGCAAAAATATTCAGTCACAGAAAGCAGAGCAGGTGAGGATGGGAATTGGTTTTGTGATGCAGCATTCCGGATTATTTCCCCATTATACCATTCAGCAGAATATTGCGGTAATTCCTGATTTATTAAAATGGAACCCCAGAAAGACGGCAGACAGAACTCACGAATTATTACATAAACTTCATCTTTCAGAAGATCTGCTTTCCCGGTTTCCCAGCGAATTAAGCGGCGGGCAGCAGCAGAGAGTGGGGATTGCCAGAGCGTTGATTGCAGATTCGCCAGTTTTACTGATGGATGAGCCTTTCGGGGCATTGGATACTATTACCAAAGCTGACATTCACGCGGAATTCAAGTCGTTGGAAGAACTTAAAAATAAAACCATTATTCTGGTTACCCATGATGTTCAGGAAGCCTTTGATTTAGGACATAAAATTTGCTTAATGGATAAAGGAAAAATTATTCAGACCGGAACTCCAAAAGAAATGCTGTACCAGCCGGAAGGCGATTTTGTTAAAGATTTCTTTGCCCAAAACCGGCTTTTACTGGAATATAAAGTAGCCAGGCTGAAAGATATGGAATCCCTGATTGCTGATCGTTTCTACGAAGAACTTCAGTTTTCTGAAAACACTGCTGTTTGGGATGCCTTGCAGCAGTTGAGTGCAGATACATTGCTTTCCAAAGATTATGAAAATCTGGTGAAAGCTTTTAATGAATACCGAAAATTCCAGACTGTATGA
- the egtD gene encoding L-histidine N(alpha)-methyltransferase, which produces MNVQIKKEYHLKNDFTDTFSSDILKGLSAYPKKLSSKYFYDKTGDSLFQKIMAMPEYYLTDCELDIFQNKTEELAKAISNINESFDLIELGAGDAMKSSYLLKHLVDKGTDFTYMPIDISGNILSVLQENLSKKLPELKILPLEGDYFDMLDKATGISKRKKVVLFLGGNIGNMESEEARHFCSEVKRKLNPGDLFLVGFDLKKNPHTILAAYNDPAGITASFNLNLLTRINRELNADFKVENFQHYQNYDPISGACRSFLVSLCDQDVHVGTHLFHFQRDEWIDMEISQKFSEEDIRKLAADSGFHILVEIKDTKNWFEDSIWMV; this is translated from the coding sequence ATGAATGTACAGATAAAAAAAGAGTATCACCTTAAAAATGACTTTACCGATACTTTCAGTTCGGATATTTTAAAAGGTTTGTCTGCCTACCCGAAAAAATTGTCTTCAAAATATTTTTATGACAAAACAGGGGACAGCCTGTTTCAGAAGATCATGGCCATGCCGGAATATTATCTCACAGACTGTGAGCTGGATATATTCCAAAATAAAACAGAAGAACTCGCAAAAGCAATTTCTAATATCAATGAATCTTTTGATCTGATAGAATTAGGCGCGGGTGATGCAATGAAATCATCTTATCTTCTTAAACATTTGGTAGATAAAGGAACAGATTTTACCTATATGCCTATTGATATTTCAGGGAATATTCTTTCCGTTTTGCAGGAAAATCTAAGTAAAAAACTGCCCGAACTTAAAATATTACCACTGGAAGGCGATTATTTTGATATGCTGGATAAAGCGACAGGCATTTCGAAAAGAAAAAAAGTAGTCCTTTTCTTAGGCGGAAACATAGGCAATATGGAAAGTGAAGAAGCCAGACATTTCTGCAGTGAAGTGAAAAGAAAGCTGAACCCGGGAGACCTGTTTCTTGTTGGTTTTGATCTCAAGAAAAATCCGCATACCATTCTTGCTGCATACAATGATCCGGCCGGTATTACCGCTTCATTTAATCTTAACCTTCTTACAAGAATTAATAGAGAGCTGAACGCTGATTTCAAAGTGGAAAATTTCCAGCATTATCAGAATTACGATCCTATTTCAGGGGCGTGCAGAAGTTTTCTGGTAAGTCTTTGTGATCAGGACGTTCATGTGGGAACACATTTATTTCACTTCCAAAGAGACGAGTGGATAGATATGGAAATTTCTCAGAAATTTTCAGAAGAAGATATCAGAAAGCTGGCAGCAGATTCAGGATTTCATATTCTGGTAGAGATTAAAGATACGAAGAATTGGTTTGAGGATTCCATCTGGATGGTGTAA
- a CDS encoding ABC transporter permease/substrate-binding protein has translation MSEQSFWQFITEQHEKLLVQVVQHLGLTFLSLFLAIIVGVPLGILIARKRKLSGSVLGIAGILQTIPSIALLGFMIPVFGIGATPAIVALLIYALLPIIRNTYTGITEVDPAVSEAAKAMGMNRKQLLFKVELPLAMPVIIAGIRTAAVINVGVATLASFVAAGGLGEFIFGGISLNSSNMILAGAIPAALLAVLLDQTIAVVQKSGYQLVKKLKYILPVVFILIGGGYLWNSVSEHKLKAGFTPEFMGRQDGDLGLRSVYGLNVQPLVVSDAIMYKAAYEKELDLISGYSTDGRIKAFDLFVLQDDKKIFPPYFAAPVIKTKTLEKFPELENTLNLLSGKFNDSIMTDLNYKADYLKQSPEKIAKDFLMQTDLYKDPRKGNFRTIKIGSKIFGEQYILAEIYKMLIEGYTDYKVETKTGLGGTKICFDALMNDAIDFYPEYTGTGLLVVLKPSAKTIEDVSKSPEKTFDYVNLEFRKQYGIQWLKPLGFNNAYALMMRRKQAEELQIKTISDLKNYLDSK, from the coding sequence ATGAGCGAACAGAGTTTTTGGCAGTTTATTACGGAGCAGCACGAAAAATTGCTGGTTCAGGTTGTACAGCATCTTGGGCTTACATTTTTATCTTTATTTCTGGCCATTATTGTTGGGGTGCCTCTGGGGATTTTGATAGCCCGGAAAAGAAAATTATCGGGTTCTGTTTTAGGAATTGCAGGTATTTTGCAGACTATTCCCAGTATTGCTTTGCTCGGTTTTATGATTCCTGTTTTCGGAATTGGAGCTACTCCGGCCATTGTTGCATTGCTCATCTATGCCCTTTTACCGATCATCAGAAACACTTATACGGGAATTACAGAAGTAGATCCGGCCGTCTCTGAAGCTGCAAAAGCAATGGGAATGAACAGGAAACAACTGCTTTTCAAAGTGGAGCTGCCTTTAGCTATGCCTGTAATTATTGCAGGAATCAGAACAGCAGCTGTTATTAATGTTGGTGTTGCAACCTTGGCATCATTTGTAGCAGCAGGAGGGTTGGGCGAATTTATTTTTGGGGGAATTTCCCTTAACAGTAGCAATATGATTCTCGCAGGAGCCATTCCGGCGGCATTGCTTGCTGTTCTTTTGGATCAAACCATTGCAGTTGTGCAGAAATCAGGGTATCAGTTAGTAAAGAAATTAAAATACATCCTTCCGGTGGTATTCATCCTCATTGGAGGGGGGTATCTTTGGAATTCTGTTTCAGAGCATAAGCTGAAAGCAGGTTTCACACCGGAGTTTATGGGAAGACAGGATGGCGATCTGGGGCTCCGTTCGGTATACGGACTGAATGTACAGCCCCTGGTGGTAAGCGATGCAATCATGTATAAAGCAGCCTACGAAAAAGAATTGGATCTGATCAGCGGATATTCTACAGATGGCAGAATCAAAGCTTTTGATCTCTTTGTTCTTCAGGACGATAAGAAAATTTTTCCTCCTTATTTTGCTGCCCCGGTGATCAAAACAAAAACACTGGAAAAATTCCCGGAATTAGAAAATACATTGAATCTTTTATCAGGAAAATTCAATGATTCCATAATGACGGATTTGAATTATAAAGCAGACTATCTTAAGCAAAGTCCTGAGAAAATCGCCAAAGATTTTTTAATGCAGACAGATTTATATAAAGATCCGCGCAAGGGAAATTTCCGAACCATAAAAATCGGATCAAAAATTTTTGGTGAGCAGTATATTCTCGCAGAAATTTACAAAATGCTGATAGAAGGCTATACCGATTATAAAGTGGAAACTAAAACAGGACTCGGAGGAACGAAAATTTGCTTTGATGCTCTGATGAATGACGCCATTGATTTTTATCCCGAATATACAGGAACCGGGCTTTTGGTTGTATTGAAACCTTCTGCAAAAACAATAGAAGATGTTTCTAAAAGTCCGGAAAAAACATTTGATTACGTCAATCTGGAATTCCGGAAACAATACGGAATTCAATGGCTGAAGCCCCTCGGGTTTAATAATGCCTATGCTTTGATGATGCGGAGAAAACAGGCTGAGGAACTTCAGATTAAAACCATTTCAGACCTTAAAAATTATCTGGATTCAAAATAA